One Paenibacillus crassostreae DNA segment encodes these proteins:
- a CDS encoding carbohydrate ABC transporter permease, with protein MIQDKSLGRRLFQVINYLILILTSLLCILPFVNLLAVSFSGSAAVSAGDVVFWPIDFNTNAYEFALKGGEFFQALWVSVQRVILGTLFNLILMVLTAYPLSKTKTKVAGRGIYMGFFVITMLFNGGIIPNYLIVVKTGLIDSLWSLILPGALPVFSMIILMNFIRGLPEEIEESATIDGASPLQILIRIILPLLKPALATVGLFSIVGHWNSWFDGIIYMNDTANYPIQSYLQTLLLNFEQIMQRSNNDYTQLLAMMNVRTGRAAQLFLGALPILVVYPFLQKYFTTGLVLGSVKA; from the coding sequence ATGATTCAAGACAAAAGCCTGGGACGCAGGCTGTTCCAAGTGATAAATTACTTGATTCTGATTCTAACGTCGCTGCTCTGTATTCTGCCATTTGTAAACCTGCTTGCCGTCTCTTTCAGCGGCAGTGCGGCAGTATCCGCAGGAGATGTCGTATTCTGGCCGATTGATTTCAATACAAATGCTTATGAGTTTGCATTAAAGGGCGGGGAATTTTTCCAAGCTTTATGGGTGTCGGTCCAACGCGTAATATTGGGGACACTATTTAACCTTATCTTAATGGTTCTTACTGCGTATCCATTGTCCAAAACCAAGACCAAGGTAGCGGGTCGCGGCATCTATATGGGATTCTTCGTGATTACGATGCTGTTTAACGGAGGAATTATTCCGAATTACCTCATCGTTGTCAAAACGGGGCTTATCGATTCTCTTTGGTCATTAATCCTGCCGGGTGCACTTCCGGTTTTCAGTATGATCATTCTGATGAACTTCATTCGAGGTTTACCGGAAGAGATTGAGGAGTCGGCAACGATTGATGGAGCCAGTCCATTGCAGATTCTCATTCGCATCATACTCCCACTTCTTAAGCCGGCGCTTGCAACCGTCGGATTGTTCAGCATCGTTGGTCATTGGAATTCTTGGTTCGACGGCATAATCTATATGAATGACACAGCCAATTATCCGATACAAAGCTATTTGCAGACGTTGCTTCTCAACTTCGAACAGATTATGCAAAGATCGAACAATGATTATACTCAACTGCTGGCGATGATGAACGTGAGAACCGGACGCGCCGCTCAACTATTTCTGGGTGCTCTTCCCATTCTGGTTGTATATCCGTTCTTGCAGAAATACTTCACAACTGGTCTTGTGCTCGGTAGTGTGAAGGCATGA
- a CDS encoding IS3 family transposase, with the protein MDEAQKSIEEFIRFYNDDRAQRKLKKLIPVKYRNQLVT; encoded by the coding sequence ATCGATGAGGCACAAAAAAGTATTGAGGAATTCATTCGCTTTTATAACGATGATAGAGCACAACGGAAATTGAAAAAGCTGATTCCTGTTAAATACAGGAACCAGCTTGTAACCTAG
- a CDS encoding ABC transporter ATP-binding protein, with translation MTCAIEFDHLTKLYNNARGIDDLNLTVQQGEIFGFLGPNGAGKTTVMKMMTGLIKPDRGDVRLFGSSVQNQYIDAIQHVGSLIETAESFPYLTAFENLKLHGRYYEQVDNKRIHECLEITGLSKFAHEKTRKFSLGMKQRLGIATAILSEPKLLILDEPLNGLDVEGMLDIRALIKKMSSEQGTTFFISSHLIHDVEVTCTRIGILLNSRLTSVDSTETILQNFSSLEHYFINEVERNARI, from the coding sequence ATGACTTGTGCAATTGAATTTGACCATCTGACCAAACTCTATAATAATGCTAGGGGAATTGATGACCTAAATCTAACCGTGCAGCAAGGCGAGATATTTGGATTCCTTGGACCCAATGGAGCAGGTAAAACAACAGTTATGAAAATGATGACTGGTTTAATAAAGCCGGATCGCGGTGATGTTCGTTTGTTTGGTTCCAGTGTGCAGAATCAATACATAGATGCGATACAACATGTTGGTAGTTTAATCGAAACAGCTGAATCCTTTCCGTATCTTACAGCCTTTGAAAATCTAAAACTTCATGGTAGATACTATGAACAGGTAGATAATAAACGAATTCATGAATGTCTTGAAATTACCGGTCTATCTAAATTCGCACATGAAAAAACAAGAAAATTCTCACTAGGTATGAAGCAAAGATTAGGAATAGCTACAGCTATTCTATCCGAACCAAAGCTTCTAATTCTGGATGAACCATTAAATGGACTTGATGTAGAAGGAATGCTTGATATTCGTGCATTAATCAAGAAAATGTCTTCTGAACAAGGAACAACTTTCTTTATTTCCAGTCATCTAATCCATGATGTCGAAGTAACTTGTACTCGAATTGGAATCTTATTAAATTCTAGGCTTACAAGTGTAGATTCAACAGAAACCATATTACAGAACTTTTCTTCGCTGGAACATTACTTTATAAATGAGGTGGAGCGTAATGCCCGGATTTAA
- a CDS encoding ABC transporter permease codes for MPGFKASYINELFKIQKKKKLVMAIILSILAVLIGQISVTVVNQSFGLLIVNSTELPLMILSVMMYTVFPLFITFIAIDMFNGEFNSNTMKLTLTKPATRYCIFTAKFAAIATIIIVNLLFILILSLVIGIIFNPSSTTLVGIVHALIAYFVSLFPLLVFALLVIVLANMVRGGLTVFFLTILIFGVLYIGGLFFSQVSSFLFTSMFDWYRLWISGTFHLFKLLRLSLIMIGCGMMLYTIGYTLFERKVI; via the coding sequence ATGCCCGGATTTAAAGCATCCTACATCAATGAATTGTTCAAAATACAAAAAAAGAAAAAACTAGTAATGGCGATTATACTATCGATATTAGCAGTTCTGATTGGACAAATTTCAGTAACGGTCGTTAATCAAAGCTTTGGCTTGCTCATTGTGAATAGTACAGAATTACCTCTGATGATATTAAGCGTTATGATGTATACCGTCTTCCCGCTATTTATAACGTTTATCGCAATTGATATGTTTAACGGTGAATTCAACAGTAATACAATGAAGTTGACCTTAACCAAGCCAGCTACACGATATTGTATTTTTACTGCCAAATTCGCGGCTATTGCAACAATCATAATCGTAAATCTATTATTTATACTTATTTTATCTCTTGTGATCGGTATCATTTTCAATCCATCATCAACGACGTTAGTGGGTATCGTGCATGCTCTTATCGCTTATTTCGTGAGTTTGTTTCCACTACTTGTTTTTGCTTTGCTTGTTATCGTATTAGCTAATATGGTACGTGGAGGGCTGACTGTATTCTTCTTAACAATCCTGATCTTTGGTGTACTTTACATAGGAGGTTTATTTTTCTCCCAAGTATCAAGCTTTTTATTTACGTCAATGTTTGATTGGTATCGATTATGGATCAGTGGGACTTTTCATCTATTTAAACTTTTACGTTTGAGCCTAATTATGATAGGATGTGGCATGATGCTCTATACCATAGGGTATACACTTTTTGAACGCAAGGTGATCTAA
- a CDS encoding sensor histidine kinase, with protein MKLSRRVFLFNILSILLAIVVASLIYMISMAISTQFNMTSEATETLEHTMERQTLFVQLEKEITHLPVEKVTDDMVNALSSRLKLVEADIAIIHNHTVVASSIPLSRVDVIALVQGFNFSQDIINLSSMKVQYKTIPLLQDNGYIFLLNEYHEQTFSIWLNVAVALITFLLVYIAMSAYISRKITKGIIQPIERLKEAAIQISEGELNSFIPEEGNGELLELCKALEQMRIKLKESIDLQQKYDKNRSFLVSSISHDLKTPVTSIKGYIEGILDGVANTPEKKQQYLLTAQRKANLINTMIEDLLLYSKLDLKQMPFNKQPIDFVSYITDGIQENMELLKSNRVRMETEFNINNNSMVYLDSDRFMRVVQNIIDNALHYHERQDPVITIMLRETYSTIILEIKDNGKGMKEGEINRIFDRFYRSDEARTVDTGSGLGLAIAKQIVEAHDGNIWAKSQEGVGTSILISLPNYKGGKGRE; from the coding sequence TTGAAGTTATCTCGACGAGTCTTTCTATTTAATATATTATCTATCCTTCTTGCTATTGTTGTTGCGAGTCTGATCTATATGATTTCTATGGCGATCAGCACTCAGTTCAACATGACATCTGAGGCAACAGAGACGCTGGAACATACCATGGAAAGGCAAACTTTATTTGTTCAATTGGAAAAAGAAATCACACATCTCCCAGTGGAGAAGGTAACGGATGATATGGTGAATGCATTAAGTTCGCGACTCAAGCTAGTAGAAGCAGACATCGCTATCATACACAACCATACAGTTGTTGCTTCATCGATACCATTGAGTCGAGTAGATGTAATTGCATTGGTGCAAGGGTTCAACTTTTCACAGGATATCATCAATTTATCTAGTATGAAGGTCCAGTATAAAACCATTCCATTATTACAGGATAACGGCTATATCTTTCTGTTAAATGAATATCATGAGCAGACTTTTTCCATTTGGCTTAACGTCGCCGTAGCACTTATTACATTTTTGCTAGTATACATTGCCATGAGTGCCTATATATCACGTAAAATCACAAAGGGAATAATTCAGCCTATTGAACGTTTAAAAGAGGCTGCTATTCAAATTAGTGAGGGTGAATTAAATTCCTTCATTCCCGAGGAAGGGAATGGAGAGCTCCTGGAACTGTGTAAAGCGCTTGAACAAATGCGAATTAAATTGAAGGAATCTATTGATTTACAACAAAAATATGATAAGAATAGAAGTTTCCTTGTATCCAGCATTTCGCATGATTTAAAGACCCCTGTGACCTCGATTAAAGGTTATATAGAAGGCATCTTGGATGGTGTAGCTAATACACCTGAAAAGAAGCAGCAATATCTATTGACGGCACAACGAAAAGCCAACCTTATTAATACGATGATAGAGGATTTATTGCTTTATTCAAAACTTGATCTGAAACAGATGCCGTTTAATAAACAGCCTATTGATTTCGTTAGCTATATTACGGATGGAATACAAGAAAATATGGAACTCTTGAAATCAAATCGAGTTAGGATGGAGACCGAATTTAATATTAATAACAATTCCATGGTGTACCTCGATAGCGATCGATTCATGCGCGTGGTTCAAAATATCATAGATAATGCCCTTCATTATCATGAGAGGCAAGATCCTGTTATTACAATCATGCTTAGAGAGACATATTCCACAATTATTTTAGAAATAAAAGATAATGGTAAGGGTATGAAAGAGGGAGAGATAAATCGGATTTTTGATCGGTTTTATCGTTCTGATGAAGCTCGAACGGTAGATACGGGAAGTGGTCTGGGACTTGCGATTGCCAAACAAATCGTAGAAGCACATGACGGTAATATTTGGGCCAAGAGTCAAGAAGGTGTTGGTACTAGCATCTTAATATCATTACCAAATTACAAGGGGGGGAAAGGGCGTGAGTAA
- a CDS encoding response regulator transcription factor, whose translation MSKRILIVEDDVSIAELQKDYLQISGFEVTIVEDGNRCLSLMEREHYDLIILDIMLPGKDGFEVLNVIREKEDIPVLLVSARAEEIYKIKGLGLGADDYITKPFSAAELVARVQAHVKKYERLAERFSQQAPDDEYLYKRNMITARGLTIDTDARQVFVNGKEVVLPQKEYDLLLFLMQNANRVFNKDELFERIWGIDALGDVTTVTVHIARIREKIEEQPSKPEYINTVWGAGYRFMV comes from the coding sequence GTGAGTAAACGAATCCTTATTGTCGAGGACGATGTTTCTATCGCAGAGCTTCAAAAGGACTATTTGCAAATTAGCGGCTTTGAAGTCACGATTGTTGAGGATGGGAATCGCTGCTTATCCTTAATGGAACGTGAGCATTATGATCTGATCATTCTCGATATAATGTTGCCTGGCAAGGATGGTTTTGAAGTCTTGAATGTCATTAGAGAAAAAGAAGATATTCCTGTCTTGTTAGTAAGCGCACGAGCTGAGGAGATATATAAAATTAAAGGTTTAGGATTAGGTGCGGACGATTATATTACAAAACCATTTAGTGCGGCTGAATTAGTGGCAAGAGTACAGGCGCATGTGAAGAAATATGAGCGATTGGCTGAGCGGTTCTCACAACAAGCTCCTGATGATGAATATTTATATAAAAGAAATATGATTACGGCCCGTGGGCTAACGATTGATACAGATGCCAGACAAGTGTTTGTGAACGGTAAAGAAGTTGTTTTGCCCCAAAAGGAATATGATTTGTTATTATTCTTGATGCAAAATGCAAATCGAGTGTTCAACAAAGATGAACTCTTTGAACGAATATGGGGAATTGATGCTCTAGGTGATGTAACGACCGTCACGGTACATATTGCACGGATTCGTGAGAAAATCGAAGAACAGCCAAGTAAGCCAGAATATATAAATACAGTCTGGGGAGCAGGGTATCGATTCATGGTGTGA
- a CDS encoding GNAT family N-acetyltransferase gives MPLLGELYNSVNDRENATFWWVGDSENWVNVFCAFENGKMVAKGQVEVFNIVPSGRSTKSKHAIYLNLKPIPERESDLNLLELLYSYLFSRAKEIKESLSQEYATYLYVGNDASETINSQFFIEQKGFRHSESLFTMKRDLKEPISDLPLNDEFHLTHWKMESSHEEGEYLELNAEVWPDTPLGVERLSQFKQNSLWTAIVVRDANTIVGSLMVWREEDKGIIEDVFVRDPWRNRGIAKYMLTQALSYLKSNELDSAELMVLTTNESALSLYSSVGFNKIKEEIRYGIELG, from the coding sequence ATGCCATTACTTGGTGAATTGTACAACTCGGTCAACGATAGAGAAAATGCTACGTTTTGGTGGGTGGGCGATTCGGAGAACTGGGTTAATGTGTTTTGTGCTTTTGAAAATGGAAAGATGGTGGCAAAGGGACAAGTCGAGGTGTTCAATATTGTTCCAAGTGGTCGCTCGACGAAAAGTAAACATGCGATCTATCTTAATCTAAAACCTATCCCAGAAAGAGAATCAGATCTCAATTTATTAGAACTACTCTATTCATATCTTTTCTCGCGTGCCAAGGAGATCAAAGAGTCTTTATCTCAGGAATACGCTACATATCTATATGTAGGTAACGATGCATCGGAGACTATCAATAGTCAATTTTTTATTGAGCAGAAGGGCTTCCGTCATAGTGAAAGTTTATTTACAATGAAACGCGACCTTAAGGAGCCGATTTCAGATTTGCCATTAAATGATGAGTTTCATCTGACGCATTGGAAAATGGAATCATCTCATGAAGAAGGAGAGTATTTGGAGTTGAATGCCGAGGTATGGCCTGATACCCCACTTGGGGTGGAGAGACTATCTCAATTCAAACAAAATTCACTGTGGACCGCGATAGTTGTTCGAGATGCCAATACGATTGTAGGTAGTTTAATGGTATGGCGGGAAGAGGATAAAGGAATTATAGAAGATGTTTTCGTACGTGATCCGTGGAGAAATCGTGGTATTGCAAAATATATGCTGACTCAAGCGCTGAGTTATTTAAAAAGTAATGAACTAGATTCTGCTGAATTGATGGTATTAACTACGAATGAGTCCGCATTGTCACTATACAGTTCTGTTGGATTTAATAAGATTAAAGAGGAAATACGATACGGTATTGAGCTTGGTTAG
- a CDS encoding phosphotransferase, translating to MSLFPVVYSLLSKHALLLHIKDNYEVHEPINLKYFLRGMNDTYILETGSGKYIFRVYRADRRNKSEISFELDLLNYLNENDVSVSIPITKKDGTLINEFFVTEGVKFGVMFSFAEGNEKPIHAVEDSYLYGKSVAQIHKVTENFRSEHVRSNLNLEYLIEKPLNIIKLHMEHRQEDYNFIIELILELKEQLVMMLEEGLDWGICHGDLHGNTNVAFTDNGKLTHYDFDISGYGWRSYDIAEFRLAREIHSGHNKDEVERLWEAFLHGYRDVRDFSENDVKAVSIFVALRQLWLFGLCFSESELIGGADFDDGFIDSKMEYFRKVIF from the coding sequence ATGAGTTTATTTCCGGTTGTATACTCACTCTTGTCTAAGCATGCGTTATTATTGCATATCAAAGACAATTATGAAGTTCATGAACCTATTAATTTAAAATACTTCCTTAGAGGCATGAACGATACTTATATTTTAGAGACTGGGTCAGGTAAATATATCTTTAGAGTATATCGTGCTGATAGAAGAAATAAATCAGAGATTTCTTTTGAATTAGATTTATTGAATTATCTAAATGAGAATGATGTAAGCGTATCAATTCCGATTACAAAAAAAGATGGCACACTCATAAACGAGTTTTTTGTCACTGAGGGTGTAAAGTTTGGGGTTATGTTTAGTTTTGCTGAAGGTAATGAAAAGCCTATTCATGCCGTAGAAGATAGTTATTTATATGGAAAATCCGTTGCTCAAATTCATAAAGTTACTGAAAATTTTAGAAGTGAACACGTAAGAAGTAATCTTAATTTGGAATATCTAATTGAGAAACCACTTAACATAATCAAATTACATATGGAACATCGTCAAGAGGATTACAATTTTATTATTGAACTAATCTTAGAATTAAAGGAACAGTTAGTGATGATGTTAGAAGAAGGCTTAGATTGGGGTATTTGTCATGGGGACTTGCATGGTAACACAAATGTAGCATTTACGGACAACGGGAAATTGACACATTATGATTTCGATATTTCTGGTTATGGGTGGAGATCTTATGATATCGCAGAGTTTAGATTAGCGAGAGAAATTCACAGTGGTCATAACAAGGACGAAGTTGAAAGGCTTTGGGAAGCTTTCCTACACGGGTACAGGGACGTAAGAGATTTCAGTGAAAATGATGTTAAAGCGGTTTCTATATTCGTTGCACTTAGACAACTGTGGCTCTTTGGCTTATGTTTTAGTGAATCAGAGCTAATAGGGGGAGCTGACTTCGATGATGGATTTATTGACAGTAAGATGGAGTATTTTAGGAAAGTAATTTTTTAA
- a CDS encoding putative holin-like toxin has translation MEVKDAITIMFLFGTFILALLTYINNNNKKK, from the coding sequence ATGGAAGTAAAAGATGCAATAACGATTATGTTCCTATTTGGGACGTTTATCCTTGCTCTTTTAACATACATTAATAATAACAACAAGAAAAAGTAA
- a CDS encoding AAA family ATPase translates to MIIMINGAFGAGKTTTAQVLQTHIPNSMIFDPEVIGYMLREIIPEEVRLQEERTDDFQDIELWRILTVKTVEEVKKKYNKHLIVPMTIYKSRNFEYILKEFQNIDKLYHFCLIASEETIHQRLASRGDKEGGWTYQQTKKCINTLTNEVYKEHINTDQLSTNEIINRILLRIGLIK, encoded by the coding sequence ATGATAATTATGATTAATGGGGCATTTGGTGCAGGAAAAACGACCACTGCTCAGGTACTTCAAACACATATTCCAAACAGTATGATTTTTGATCCTGAAGTGATTGGTTATATGTTAAGGGAGATTATCCCTGAAGAAGTTAGATTACAAGAAGAAAGAACGGATGATTTTCAGGATATAGAATTGTGGAGAATACTAACTGTTAAAACGGTGGAAGAAGTAAAGAAAAAGTATAATAAACATTTAATAGTTCCAATGACAATATATAAATCTAGAAACTTTGAGTACATATTAAAGGAGTTCCAAAATATTGATAAACTTTATCACTTCTGTCTAATTGCTTCAGAAGAAACTATACATCAGAGGTTGGCTTCTCGAGGAGATAAAGAAGGAGGCTGGACCTACCAACAAACAAAAAAATGTATAAATACTCTAACAAATGAAGTATATAAAGAGCACATAAATACAGATCAACTAAGTACAAATGAAATAATAAATAGAATTCTGTTAAGGATTGGATTGATTAAGTGA
- a CDS encoding DinB family protein produces the protein MKTIHNMFEHLSWANQSILEALQNVEVGEQQLSLFSHILNAEQVWLTRLKGKDSSQLPIWSDGDITVCTKLIKQNEENFKTYLAEIAKTDLDNLITYANSSGKEFMTSIRDILTHVALHGQYHRGQINLRLRADGNDPVNIDYITFVR, from the coding sequence TTGAAAACAATCCATAATATGTTTGAGCATTTAAGCTGGGCTAATCAAAGTATTCTAGAAGCATTGCAAAATGTAGAGGTTGGGGAGCAACAGTTAAGTTTATTTTCTCATATTCTAAATGCTGAACAAGTATGGCTAACTAGATTAAAAGGTAAGGACAGTTCACAATTGCCCATCTGGTCGGATGGTGATATAACAGTCTGTACGAAACTTATTAAACAAAATGAAGAAAACTTCAAAACATATCTCGCTGAAATAGCAAAAACTGACCTAGATAACTTAATAACATACGCAAATAGTAGTGGTAAAGAGTTTATGACTTCTATACGAGATATTTTAACTCACGTAGCACTTCATGGTCAGTACCATCGTGGACAGATTAACTTGCGGCTTCGAGCAGATGGTAATGATCCAGTTAACATTGATTATATTACTTTTGTAAGATAG
- a CDS encoding DUF2197 domain-containing protein, whose amino-acid sequence MFYQEVLCFSCKKIFRVYEGSLQYKQAKERKSSFFCCEDCSHKIRIEAILNFFR is encoded by the coding sequence ATGTTTTACCAAGAGGTACTTTGTTTTAGTTGTAAAAAAATATTCAGAGTATACGAAGGTTCACTACAATATAAACAAGCAAAGGAAAGAAAGAGTAGTTTTTTTTGTTGCGAAGATTGTAGTCATAAAATACGCATTGAAGCAATCTTAAATTTCTTTAGATAG
- a CDS encoding DUF4180 domain-containing protein — translation MDIRNIIKNGVEIALVDSSEILINDTQSALDLMATIRYQTGADRFVLNKSVIDENFFDLRTGLAGEILQKFINYQVKAAIVGDFSNYSSKSLRDFIYESNKGKDIFFLPNEEQAIERLSKI, via the coding sequence ATGGACATTAGAAATATTATTAAGAATGGTGTAGAAATTGCTCTTGTAGATAGCAGTGAAATACTGATTAATGATACTCAGTCTGCCCTGGATCTTATGGCTACAATTAGATATCAAACAGGGGCTGATCGGTTTGTTTTAAATAAATCAGTCATAGATGAAAATTTCTTCGATCTGAGAACCGGACTTGCAGGAGAAATCCTTCAAAAATTTATCAATTATCAAGTAAAAGCTGCTATAGTAGGTGATTTCTCAAACTATTCAAGTAAAAGCTTAAGAGATTTCATATATGAGAGTAATAAGGGTAAAGATATATTTTTCCTGCCAAACGAAGAGCAGGCCATCGAAAGGTTAAGTAAAATCTAG
- a CDS encoding VOC family protein, whose product MEINQKAVNNKTEVKLGRTIQVRLVSDLKKSQEYYRDVLGCKVDDWGHAERDEMLFILQQATSQDDVRPNAISQKRPNYPTEWEGPDHGWDSFIHISWEDLDQYVEEVRSKGGIIAIEPFTGAHGKWEFKNALIQDIDGYNFVLGAMRLKNEENI is encoded by the coding sequence GTGGAAATTAACCAAAAAGCTGTAAACAATAAAACAGAAGTAAAGCTGGGACGTACAATTCAAGTAAGACTTGTTTCAGATTTAAAGAAATCTCAAGAATATTATCGAGATGTACTTGGATGTAAGGTAGATGACTGGGGGCATGCTGAAAGAGATGAGATGTTGTTTATTTTACAGCAAGCAACTTCACAAGATGATGTAAGACCCAATGCAATCTCACAAAAGCGCCCCAATTATCCGACAGAATGGGAAGGACCTGACCATGGATGGGATTCATTTATCCACATCTCATGGGAAGATTTAGATCAATACGTAGAAGAAGTACGTAGTAAGGGTGGAATAATTGCCATAGAGCCATTTACTGGAGCACATGGTAAGTGGGAGTTCAAAAATGCTCTTATTCAAGATATTGATGGTTATAATTTTGTATTAGGTGCAATGAGACTAAAGAATGAAGAGAATATATAG
- a CDS encoding VOC family protein, with amino-acid sequence MISPILNKVGATFIPVSNLKKARDWYSIILGLEVREEYLIDHLYIVPMDGTGVVLDSQIYSKENVYRVPAFHFNTNDIKTSYQFMKDQGVELLTEIENGHWFNFKDPDGNVLMICKC; translated from the coding sequence ATGATTAGTCCAATTTTAAACAAAGTCGGTGCAACTTTTATTCCAGTTAGTAATTTAAAGAAGGCAAGAGACTGGTATTCAATCATTTTAGGTTTAGAAGTAAGGGAAGAATATTTAATTGATCATTTATATATCGTTCCAATGGACGGAACCGGGGTTGTATTGGATAGTCAGATCTACTCTAAAGAGAATGTATATAGAGTGCCAGCATTTCATTTTAATACGAATGATATAAAAACTTCTTACCAATTTATGAAAGATCAAGGTGTAGAATTATTAACTGAAATTGAGAATGGACATTGGTTTAATTTTAAAGATCCAGATGGTAATGTATTAATGATTTGTAAGTGCTAA
- a CDS encoding class I SAM-dependent DNA methyltransferase, which translates to MFDNSAEIYDALYSFKNYKHEADTIRQYLNRLNPNVTSLLDVACGTGKHIEYLTDYFTIDGIDLNERFIQTAQKRNSSSNFWCVDMTSFQLNKKYDVVMCLFSSIAYVKTLIRVKESIDQFKRHLSDTGIIIIEPWYTPDTWEPGFVSVLNSETESHKISRMSHAARDGDISILNFEYLVGSIHGIEHKKERHELGLFKHEELIDVFEATGMKVEYDSEGISGRGLYILSFLKEEDNSV; encoded by the coding sequence ATGTTTGATAATAGCGCAGAAATCTATGATGCACTTTACAGTTTCAAAAATTATAAACATGAAGCTGATACAATTCGACAGTACCTTAACAGGCTAAACCCGAATGTAACCTCATTATTGGACGTTGCATGTGGAACCGGTAAACATATTGAATATCTCACAGATTATTTTACTATTGACGGGATTGATTTGAATGAGAGATTTATTCAGACTGCACAAAAGAGAAATTCATCATCAAATTTTTGGTGCGTCGACATGACTTCATTTCAACTGAATAAGAAATATGATGTTGTTATGTGTTTATTCAGTTCTATTGCGTACGTAAAGACATTAATTCGTGTTAAGGAGTCCATAGACCAATTTAAGAGGCATCTATCAGATACAGGAATAATAATTATTGAACCTTGGTATACACCAGATACATGGGAACCTGGTTTTGTTTCAGTATTAAATAGTGAAACTGAAAGTCATAAAATTAGTAGGATGTCACACGCAGCTAGAGATGGGGATATATCTATCTTAAACTTTGAATATCTTGTCGGTTCTATTCATGGGATCGAACATAAAAAGGAAAGGCACGAACTTGGATTATTTAAGCATGAAGAATTAATAGACGTTTTTGAGGCGACAGGGATGAAGGTCGAGTATGACTCTGAAGGAATAAGTGGAAGAGGTTTATATATATTAAGTTTTTTAAAAGAAGAGGACAACAGCGTATAA